The following coding sequences are from one Candidatus Methanoperedens sp. window:
- the trxA gene encoding thioredoxin, whose translation MSKVVLMDFFAEWCGPCKMQDPIIEELKKKFQDKVEFKKIDVDNNNELAAKFTIHAIPTLVIEKDGAVFKRYTGVTRANVLEADLNAALK comes from the coding sequence ATGAGTAAAGTCGTTCTAATGGATTTTTTTGCAGAATGGTGCGGTCCCTGCAAGATGCAGGATCCGATCATTGAAGAGCTTAAGAAAAAATTCCAGGATAAAGTGGAATTCAAGAAAATTGACGTTGACAATAATAATGAATTGGCAGCTAAATTCACAATACATGCAATCCCCACACTGGTAATTGAGAAAGATGGCGCTGTATTCAAGCGATATACCGGTGTAACCCGCGCGAATGTCCTTGAAGCGGATTTAAACGCGGCCTTAAAATAA
- a CDS encoding alanine--glyoxylate aminotransferase family protein — protein sequence MNLENNLLMIPGPVPVAPRILRAMSRPIIGHRGKEFGDMYSECRTTLQELFGTKNDMYIITGSGSCAMEAAVSNIIGEKDTLITIENGKFGERFREIGERFGKVKSVKFDWTKGESIELDRVESALAEGAKAITLVHNDTSVGIKNPAKEVGDLAKKYGAIFIMDGVTTIGGDEVLVDKWGVDIAVVGSQKCIGAPPGLSAISVSKKAWESMVDKPPYYIDLKAYKKSANKDTAQTPYTPAVSLFFAMQEALRIVKEEGLLVRIMRHAKFAEAIRAAADAMNIEMFPRLNKYSKYSNTVTAMKIPTGIDDKKLRNGIKELGIQVSGGQGALEGKIFRIGSMGNISKLDILSTVQAVEIVLHKNDVVKKMGPGVEAASNVLKSI from the coding sequence ATGAATCTTGAAAATAACTTATTGATGATACCGGGTCCTGTACCCGTTGCGCCAAGGATATTAAGAGCCATGTCCAGACCCATTATCGGACATCGGGGCAAGGAATTCGGGGATATGTACAGCGAATGCCGGACAACGCTCCAGGAGCTTTTCGGTACCAAAAATGATATGTATATAATCACAGGGTCGGGAAGCTGTGCCATGGAGGCGGCGGTTAGCAACATTATCGGGGAAAAAGATACTCTTATAACAATTGAGAACGGGAAATTCGGGGAACGCTTCAGGGAGATCGGAGAGCGCTTCGGTAAAGTCAAATCTGTAAAATTTGACTGGACAAAAGGTGAATCCATTGAACTTGACAGGGTTGAAAGTGCACTTGCAGAAGGAGCAAAAGCAATAACCCTTGTTCATAATGATACATCAGTGGGAATCAAGAATCCTGCAAAAGAAGTAGGCGACCTGGCAAAAAAATACGGCGCCATATTTATCATGGATGGTGTGACTACTATTGGCGGTGATGAAGTTCTTGTAGATAAATGGGGTGTGGATATTGCTGTTGTTGGCTCCCAGAAGTGCATAGGCGCGCCTCCGGGATTATCAGCAATATCTGTTAGCAAAAAAGCATGGGAATCCATGGTTGATAAGCCTCCTTATTATATAGATCTTAAAGCTTATAAAAAATCAGCAAATAAGGATACGGCCCAGACACCTTATACTCCGGCAGTATCTTTATTTTTTGCAATGCAGGAAGCGCTTCGTATCGTAAAGGAAGAAGGACTCCTGGTCCGTATAATGAGACATGCAAAATTTGCAGAAGCAATCCGTGCGGCAGCAGATGCTATGAATATCGAAATGTTCCCCCGGTTGAATAAATATAGCAAATACTCAAATACCGTAACAGCAATGAAAATACCCACAGGTATCGATGATAAGAAACTGCGAAACGGGATAAAGGAATTAGGCATCCAGGTTTCAGGTGGCCAGGGCGCACTTGAAGGCAAGATATTCAGGATAGGAAGCATGGGCAATATCAGCAAACTGGATATTTTAAGCACGGTCCAAGCAGTGGAAATTGTTCTCCATAAGAATGATGTGGTCAAGAAAATGGGACCGGGTGTAGAAGCTGCAAGCAATGTATTGAAATCGATTTAA
- a CDS encoding peroxiredoxin, translating to MGIVKIGDTAKDFNLSDQDENEISLSSLKGKRVLLSFHPLAWTGVCAEQMKSLEKNRERFEKLNTVALGISTDTVPSKNAWAKELGIKNTRLLSDFWPHGKVADLYGIFNEKEGTSRRANIIIDENGKIVFVKVYPGPQLPDIEEITKVLEGLESKQESK from the coding sequence ATGGGCATAGTGAAAATTGGCGATACAGCGAAAGATTTCAATTTAAGCGACCAGGATGAGAATGAAATCAGTCTATCATCCCTCAAAGGTAAGAGGGTACTGCTATCTTTTCATCCGCTTGCATGGACAGGTGTATGTGCCGAACAGATGAAATCGCTTGAAAAAAATCGGGAAAGGTTCGAGAAATTAAATACAGTAGCATTGGGTATAAGCACGGATACAGTCCCTTCAAAAAATGCATGGGCAAAAGAACTTGGAATAAAAAATACCAGGCTCCTATCTGACTTCTGGCCTCATGGCAAAGTTGCTGATCTCTACGGGATATTCAATGAAAAAGAGGGAACTTCCAGAAGGGCGAATATTATTATCGATGAGAACGGAAAGATAGTATTCGTAAAGGTATATCCGGGTCCTCAATTGCCTGATATTGAAGAAATAACAAAAGTCCTTGAAGGGCTGGAATCAAAACAGGAATCAAAATAA